One Nostoc sp. ATCC 53789 genomic window, CTTTGTGTATTCTAAGCTGCATCAAAGACAGCAGTTTTTTGAATTTCTGGGAGAATGCTTAAATATCTTGTCAGTGAAAGTAATTTTGTCATTGCGAGTGGATTACCTGCATTATTTGCTGGAATGTAATCGCTTGTCTAGTATGGCAATTATTGGTAATGATCTTCTTAGTAACAATGTTCTTTATGAGTTAGGTAACTTTTCACCTGATGATACCAAGTCAATTATCCAGCGTTTGATCAAGACTACCAGTTTTAACTTAGAGTGTGCTTTAATCGGGCAAATAGTAATTGATTTAGCTGTAGAACTAGGTGAAGTACGCCCAATTGAATTACAGATAGTGGGAGCGCAACTGCAAACTGAGAACATAACGACTCTAGCAGAATATCAGCAGCGTGGTACGAAAGAAGAACTAGTTAAACGCTATTTGGCTGAGGTGGTTAATGATTGTGGTGTAGAGAACCAACAGATAGCCGAATTTTTGTTGTACTTGCTGACAGATGAAAAAGGGACTCGTCCACTTAAAACGCGTGTTGAAATAGAACTAGAACTGCAAGCATTAGCCGCAGAGATAGCCACGAATAGCAATAGTTTAGATTTGGTGTTAGAAATTTTAGTCAAATCTGGTTTGGTGATTTTGTTACCAGAGAATCGGGCTAATCGTTATCAGCTAGTACATGATTATATCGCTGTGCTTGTTCGCCAGCAGCAGGAGCCAAAGTTAAGTCAGTTGATGACTCAACTAGAACAAGAAAAGCAACAAAGAAAACTTAGTGAAGAACAAAGGAAACTTGGTGAAGTCAAACTTAATAGTTTTTTGAAACGTGCCTTGTTTGGTTCAGTTGCAGCTGGAGTAGTCTTAGCTGTGCTGGCAGTTACAGCCTTCTTTCAAACACAGCAAGCCAAAGAACAAAGAAATCTTGCCCAAAACAGTGAAATTAAAGCTCAAGAACAAAGAAATCTTGCCCAAATAAGCGAGATTAAAGCATTAGCTAATTCTAGTGAAGCACTTTTGCTTTCAGAACAAAACTTTGATGCTTTAATACAATCCTTAAAAGCAGGGGGAAATGTTAAGAATGCAGAAGTTTCAAAATTAAATAATATCCGGATGCAGACAATTGTAGCGCTACGGGAAGCGAGCTACTTACAACCAGATGAAAATCAATTTAGAGAACGTAACCGTTTAGAGGGGCATAGCGGTGGAGTCAATAGTGTAAGTTTCAGTCCGGATAACCAGACCATCGCCACTGCTAGTGATGACAACACAGTAAAACTGTGGGATCGGAGTGGCAAGGAACTTAAAACACTCAAGGGGCATAGCGGTTGGGTCAATAGTGTAAGTTTCAGTCCGGATAACCAGACCATCGCCACTGCAAGTTCTGACAACACAGTAAAACTGTGGGATAGGAGTGGCAAGGAACTTAAAACACTCAAGGGGCATAGCGGTTGGGTCAATAGTGTAAGTTTTAGTCCGGATAACCAGACCATCGCCACTGCTAGTGATGACAACACAGTAAAACTGTGGGATCGGAGTGGCAAGGAACTTAAAACACTCAAGGGGCATAGCGGTTGGGTCAATAGTGTAAGTTTTAGTCCGGATAACCAGACCATCGCCACTGCAAGTTATGACAACACAGTAAAACTGTGGGATCGGAGTGGCAAGGAACTTAAAACACTCAAGGGGCATAGCGGTGGAGTCAGTAGTGTAAGTTTTAGTCCGGATAACCAGACCATCGCCACTGCAAGTTATGACAACACAGTAAAACTGTGGGATCGGAGTGGCAAGGAACTTAAAACACTCAAGGGGCATAGCGGTGGAGTCAGTAGTGTAAGTTTTAGTCCGGATAACCAGACCATCGCCACTGCAAGTTCTGACAAGACAGTAAAACTGTGGGATCGGAGTGGCAAGGAACTTAAAACACTCAAGGGGCATAGCGGTTGGGTCAATAGTGTAAGTTTCAGTCCGGATAACCAGACCATCGCCACTGCTAGTTATGACAACACAGTAAAACTGTGGGATCGGAGTGGCAAGGAACTTAAAACACTCAAGGGGCATAGCGGTGGAGTCAATAGTGTAAGTTTCAGTCCGGATAACCAGACCATCGCCACTGCTAGTGATGACAACACAGTAAAACTGTGGGATCGGAGTGGCAAGGAACTTAAAACACTCAAGGGGCATAGCGGTGGAGTCAATAGTGTAAGTTTCAGTCCGGATAACCAGACCATCGCCACTGCTAGTTCTGACAACACAGTAAAACTGTGGGATCGGAGTGGCAAGGAACTTAAAACACTCAAGGGGCATAGCGGTGGAGTCAATAGTGTAAGTTTCAGTCCGGATAACCAGACCATCGCCACTGCTAGTTCTGACAACACAGTAAAACTGTGGGATCGGAGTGGCAAGGAACTTAAAACACTCAAGGGGCATAGCGGTGGAGTCAATAGTGTAAGTTTCAGTCCGGATAACCAGACCATCGCCACTGCTAGTTATGACAAGACAGTAAAACTGTGGGATCGGAGTGGCAAGGAACTTAAAACACTCAAGGGGCATAGCGGTGGATTCAATAGTGTAAGTTTCAGTCCGGATAACCAGACCATCGCCACTGCAAGTTCTGACAACACAGTAAAACTGTGGGATCGGAGTGGCAAGGAACTTAAAACACTCAAGGGGCATAGCGGTGGAGTCAATAGTGTAAGTTTCAGTCCGGATAACCAGACCATCGCCACTGCTAGTTATGACAACACAGTAAAACTGTGGGATCGGAGTGGCAAGGAACTTAAAACACTCAAGGGGCATAGCGGTGGAGTCAATAGTGTAAGTTTCAGTCCGGATAACCAGACCATCGCCACTGCTAGTTCTGACAAGACAGTAAAACTGTGGGATTTAAATTTAGATAATTTATTAAAAGATGGTTGTAGTTGGCTGAATAATTATCTAGCTATTCATCCTGATATTTTGGAAGAATTAACCGTATGCCAGATTTCAGAAATCAAAAAACAAGCGGCTAGTGCGTTAGTTGCTCAAGGTGAAAATTTAGCACGCAAAGGTAATATCCAAGCTGCTGTTACTAAGTTGCACAAAGCACAGCAGTGGAATGTTGATTTAAAACTTAACCCAACTGATCCTGGTAAAAAAGCGCAGCAACTGGCTGATTCTTCTTCTCTAGTTGCTCAGGGTGAAGAGTCGGCACAAGCAGGCGATCTTGAGAGTGCAGTTGTTGATTTTCAAAAAGCTTTGAAACTAGATTCTAAGTTAGAGATTGAGCCAAGGACGAAAGCTGCCTCAATTTTATTTGAAGAAGGTACAAGCCTTGTTATACAAGAGAAATTTAAAGAAGCGTTAGAAGCTTATGATAAAGCCCAGGCATTTGATAGTAAAATAGAAATCTCTGCTGAAAATTGGAACTCCCTTTGTAGGCAAGGTAGCTTGAAAAGACAAGCTAACATTGTATTGCCTGCTTGCAACAAAGCCGTAGCACTTTCGCCAAGCGATCGCAATATCCAAGACAGCCGTGGGCTAGCCAGAGCGTTGACAGGTGATACCAAAGGAGCAATTGCAGACTTTGAGGCATACATTGCTCAAGCTGATGGAGATACTAAAGCACAACGGCAGCGCTGGGTGAAAGAGTTACGCGCTGGTAAGAATCCGTTTACAGATGCAGAACTCAAGAAACTGCGTGAACAATAGATGATTTTTACAGCGCACCTCCAGAAAATCCCTTAGTTCCCAGTAGTCCTTCACTACTCCCGGTTGCCCTTGCCGAGAGATGAATTTGTAAATTTGTACTGGAGTGAAAATTACCACATCTGCGATCGCCGTTCGCTTAGATAGCAATTAGTGTTGCTTTGGCGATCGCATAGAAATATGGAACACGGATTTAAGAATAGCTATGATGTTGTCTACTTGCATATCGAAACATATTTGCCGACCATTGGTCGGCAAATAAGCGAGAAAGTGAAAGCTAAATTCTCAATTCTTGTGCAGGTTCCTTACAAATCCGTAATTTTCACCGCTAGACTTATTGCCTCCACTAACTATGTCTACGGTGTACACACAAGTACTATCTGAAAGGGTTTCAGGCGTTATAGACCCCTTAAATTGTCATTACGAGCGCAGTGACAACGGAGCGAAGTAATCACATAATCCTGTGAGTTAAAGCGATTGTTTCGTCGTTCCTCCTCGCTGCGGACAGGCTTTCAGAGCGATCGCAACAATCCTATTGCTAGAGGACGAAACCAAGTCTCAGGTGGAATTTCACGACTTGTGTGTACACCGTAGACTAACTATGTGGAGGCGAATTAATCGAAATAACGTCGTTATCCCTGCTAATTACGACTTTTTCTCCTCTGCTATACAAAAGCGAAAGTGAGAAGTTGATTTCTCTTGCGTAGCGACCGCTGCCCTTGAACAGTCCCAGGAGTAACGCACGAATATGACCTGACCTATGGTTTGACATACTCACCTGCCTGAAGGCGAGGTGATTCTTGACGCTTCGTTGACAGATGCTACCGAAGCAGTCTCACTCCGTCTCTGCGTCCGTTTAGAGTCGTGGCAATGCCCCATCCCGACTTTATTTATATTTTTTGCCGCGTTTTCGTCCCGGTCGTGTTCAGTCGCACAATTCAAGCATTGAACCGACCGAACTTTTAAATCAAGTTTGCCCCATTTATAGCCACACTCGGAACAAATTTGGCTTGTTGGCTGCCATCGACTTATAACGTGAAAATCACGATTAAATTTCTCGGATTTCCCTTCACACAGCGTCCTAAAATCCCTCCATCCCTGTAAGCTTATTGCTCTAGCAAGTTTACGATTTTTAACCAGACCTGACACATTCAAATCTTCCAAAACGATAGTTTGATTTTCACTGACAATTTTGGTAGATAACTTATGCAAAAAGTCTTTACGTGTATCTGCTATTTGGTTGTGCAGTTTTGCGATTTTGTTTCCGATTTTATTTATACGTTTTGAATCCTTGGGTTGACGCGCTAGCTTTTTCTGGAGTTTGCGAATCTTTCTGTCTAGTTTTGAGTAGTTTGGACTTATAGCTTTTTCCCTATTACTCATAACAGCAAAGGTTTTGACACCCAAATCTATACCGATACTTTGGTTGTTAGCATCAATGTTAACAGGCTCAACTTCTACCACAAAACTTAGAAAATAGCGATTAGCACAGTCTTTGATTACAGTTACCGATGTGGGTGATGATGGTAAAATTCTTGACCAAATCGGTTTAATGTTACCAATTTTTGCAAGATAGACCTCATCACCTTTAATTGAAAAACCACCAATCCTGAAACGTGCTGATTGCTGATTAGTTTTCTTTTTGAACTTAGGTCTACCTACTTTTTTACCTTTTCGTTTACCTTTGAGCGAATCAAAAAAGTTTTTATAGGCAACTCCTAAATCTGCGACGGACTGTTGCAATGGAATATTAGAAACTTCAGACAGCCACTCACGTTCAATAGTTTTCTTCGCTTGAGTAATTACTAACTTTTGCAAGTCGTTGTTACTCGGCAATTTTTCCGACTGTTTGCAGATAGCCAAGGCATCATTCCAAACCACGCGAACGCAACCAAACAACTGAGCTAGAAGCTGTCGCTGTTGGTCTGTCGGGTAGAGTCGGTATTGATATCTGGCTTTCATTAATTTTAAAGTGCTACTCTATTAGTATACCAATAATTAGAGTTACTTGTGATGACATTCCAAAAAAAACATAAACTTGGTTTTATTAGCGATAAACCACTAGCTAAAGATCCTATCTGCCTTAAGCTTAAACCAGGGATGAGGGAGCAATTGATGACTATTCCAGACTGGCAGGAAAAACTTAGGATGCTTATTGAAATACTTGTCCAAGAGAATATAAATCCGTCGTAGAACGACGGGGCTTGTATCCCAAATTTTCGGTCAATTAAAGAACTTTTGTAGCTTATGACCTAAATCAGTGCAAAAATATCATGAATGTGTATAGAATTAATCAATTGAAACAAGTAAGTGTATTTTTAAAAACACTAAGTTGTTGACGGTTGGTAGTCAACTCTTAACTAGTAACGGTCAATGTATTTCTATGCTTCCGTCAGTATTCAAAACTTGCATTCCTAGAGAAGAAATTTTAGATGGGGAACTCTCTTCTGATTTATTTGCCGCTAAGTTACGGCTAGTTGTCGAAGGACTTGCGCCCCAAGTCTACCAAGATCCCACAGCCTTTTTCGCTAATACTTTTGCCACCGATGGTTTAAAGACCTTAATTTCTGAAGTATTTGGGCGGTTGGTAGGTGCTGCTGTCGGCTCCCCCATTATTCGACTGGAAACCAGCTTTGGTGGTGGTAAAACCCATGATGAAATTGCTTTGTGGCACATTGCCAAAAATGGGCGGGACATTTCTGGACTAGACCGTTTTGTTGACCTAAATTTAATTCCAGACCGACCGATTCAAGCAGCTGCGATCGCTTGCCAAGACCTTGATCCAGTTAACGGTGTTTACCATGCGGACACTGGCGTTACCACTTATACCCTTTGGGGAGAAATTGCCTATCAAATTAATGGTGTAGCAGGTTATAGCCTGCTTAAAGGTTCTGACGAACAGCGAGTCAGTCCAGGCACAGTGGTTTTAGAAAGGATAATCCAAGGGCAACCCACAGTCATTATCATCGATGAAATTGCCTCATACCTGAGAAAAGCCAAGGCGACTCTAGTTGGTAACAGCAACTTAGCTGGACAGGTAGTTGCTTTTTTATTCGCCCTCATGGATTTAGCAGCATCTTGTAATAATTTAGTATTTGTTTACACGCTGGCTTCCTCCACTGACAGTTTTGGCGAAGAAACCACCGAAATCCGGGAAACCATTTCCGCTACTGCTAGGCAAGAGCGGATCATTAAACCCAGCACTGATATTGAAATTTACAATATAGTTAAACAGCGAGTATTCGCCAGTATTGAAGCTAACGCTGCCAATAATGCTTCAAAAGAATATTTACAAACTTATAAAGCTAGTCGAATTAATTTACCAGATGGTTGCAAAGATGCACGCTATGCCGACAGTATTGAGCAGAGTTATCCCTTCCACCCAGAATTATTTAACCTGCTGACTAAAAAGATTGCCTCGATCCCAAACTTCCAACGCACCAGAGGCGCTTTGCGGTTATTTGCTAGAGTTATACGTTATCTATGGGACGATACTAGTGGATGGATACCGCTAATTCATTCTCACCACATTCCTGTTGGTATTGAAGAGGAAATCACCAGCGATTTAACAGCCCGTTTGGAACGTCCTTTGATGCGGATTACGATCCAAGCAGACATTTACAACAAAGATGGTAGAGAAGCACACGCTCAGTTACAAGATGCAGTATGGATTGCTGCTGGTAAACCTCCCTTTTCAACCTGGGTAGCCCGGACTATTTTTTTGCATTCCATTACTCAAGGTATATCTGCGGGTATTCGCCGCGCCGAATTAAATCTATCTTTGTTGACACCAGGGCTAGAAATTGGCTTTGTTGATACTGCTTTAGAAAAACTGAGTGAAGTTGCTTGGTACTTGGAAAATGATCCAATGACAACTTTGGCTCGTTTTAAGGAAGAACCATCAATCAATAAAATTATTGCCGAAGAAAAAGCTCAAGTTGGAATTACCGAGGCGAAGGATGATTTACGAAGTCGTCGCGATACCATTTTTGCTGATAAATTCTTCAAACTAGTTCCGGCACCGGAATCACCCGCAGAGGTGGATGATGTGTCGGATAGCATCGCCCTGTGTTTAATTGACTTTAGCGAAGCGACTATTTCTGTAACCACTGAAGGGCCACCGCCAATGGTGGAGAAAATTTTTAATGAAACAGGCGAGTCAGGTAAGTTTCGCACATTTAGAAATCGTTTATTATTTTTAGTTGCAAACAAGCAAGAATTAGAACGAGCGATTGACAACGCTAGGGAGTTCCGCGCCATTCAGAATATTCTAAATTCTCCCAATCGCTTGCAAGATTTATCAGAAAATCAGCAAAAGCAACTCAAAGATAAAAAAGGTTCTCTTGATTTAGGGGTAAGGGTATCTTTAACCAATGCCTACCGCCACTTATTTTACCCCGCTAATGACCCCGTAAAAGCTGCTAAAGGCTTAATGCACTATACTCTTTCTGCACAAGATTCTAGCGATATTAAGGGCAAAAATAATCAACAAGATGTGATTTTAAAAGCACTAAAAGATTGTCAAAAAATCCGTGTTGAAGAATCACCGCCCTATGCACCTGCTTACATTTTGCAGAAGGTATGGCTGTCTGGGTTAAACCATTGGACAACTAAAGCATTAAAAGAAGCTTTCGCCAAAGACCTGAGTTTAAATATACTGCTTGATGCCGAAATTTCAAAGCTGCGAGATACCATCCGCCAGGGGTTGCAGACTGGTAACTGGGATATGAAAGTAGGAGAAAAGCTGTTTATTAAAACCGATGACGGTAAAATTACCCTACCCGACTCCATAGAATTTTCTGAACGGATGGAACTCTACCGCCGGGGAATTCTGGAACTACCAAAACCGCGAGAAATTGAACTGAATGCTCAAGTCTTGTCCAGTACAGAATCGGTAAAACCTGTGCGGATACGGTGGAAAGCATCGGGGGCTTTGACGATTAAGCTTTATCAGGATGGGAATTTGGTTACAGGGGAGTTTCGCCCTAGTGATGAGTACGCAACAGCGATCGCTAAAACCACAACTTTCAAAATTGTAGCTGACTACGGCAATGGCGAAGTAGAGGAAAGGGAAACCCTAGCGAAGATATTGGCTTATGGTACTGGAACACCCAGTACACCAAGCGCAGGCGAAGATGGGAACGGTTCGTGGGATGATTCACCTCTGTTTAAAGCCAAGCCGGAAGAATTTGATTTGGAGGGAACACTCGATAGGGTGTTTAATGAATTAGGCGATCGCATCCAAGATAATCAAGTTCAGGGTATCCAGTCGTTGGAAATCTCCGTTGGGCAAGTAATGGACTACCGCAAGTTGATGACGGCTTTCCCTATGTTGATCAAGCTACCCTTGCAAATCGACCAAACGGCAACTATTACTGTTAATGAACAGTTTATCAGGTTAGAGTATCAAGGGCCAGTTAAAGGATTTCAGAGTTTTCAGGGGGCTGTTAACACTTTGCTAAGTAGCCCGGATGTAAAAGCTGACGTTTCGCTGAAGCTCGTATTTGAATTTTCATCTCCAGTGCAACCAAACGGCGCAGAAATCAGTAATATCAAACAAGCCCTGAATCGTAATCCGGTTGACAGGCTGAATTTGACGGCTAAAGTGACTTACTAAAGATGCAAGAGTTTCAACTGCGAGTGGTTCCCACAGATAATAATAACTTTGCCCTTGAGTTGTATCAATGTGCTTATAAAAAAGCCGGTGAAAAAAAGCGTCCTTCTGCCAAACGCATTGGGCGTTTAAAGGGCAATGCTTTAATTCAGGTGAAACAGGCAATTTATGATTCTTTGAAGGCGAATAATTATGACCCCAAAACCTTAAGTCACAATCGCCAAACTCCTTATGTTTTGAATGAGGAATCAGGAATAAATCTGGCATTACTGTTTCAGACTTTGCAACCGCTTTCTAAAATAGAACGGATTGCGAATATTGCCCAAGGGATTAGAGCTATGAGTTATGAAGAATCGCACTACTGGTTTGCCAAGATTAGCAATGGGAAACGTAATCAGGCTTTGAAAGCGATTCGCGTATTGCTTGGTGATTAGCTGCAACTGGGGATAGCACTGATCAGACGGCTACATATCCGCAGAGACTGAAAGAAATTTATACTATAGTGAAGAAAGTTAAATTCTGGGATGATCTGGAGAAGCAGCAGACGTTTGAAGCGTTATTAGATCAGTTAGAACACTTTCTTTAGCTTATGTCTAAAAATTTTATGCCCGGAAATTGTCTGTGCGAGTAGTTCGGGTCTTGATAATCAGTAGCTAGAATTGAAAGAAGATAGTTAAGTAGAGGAGGTGCTAATTGTCGCTTACGGAGTTGTCTGCTTGGTTTCAGTACTTAGATAAAGATAAGTCGCCCTATAAT contains:
- a CDS encoding ribosome assembly protein 4 — protein: MDTPHQSEDRPQDYERSLQQLAWTLQASVGQFKLIWARCNYSDLRTRLIERLSEICKIKIQVLQLKESERTLFTAIRSELQPDTQALMIVGWESLHDLPQMLTSANQVREEFRKNLSIPVVVWISEEIHHTIMEIAPDLESWGTSRSFAIAPDDLSEFINQLADEYFSGSFSVNDYRILELELEAAQRELRFNDHETEANLASLLGFVKQTNNRIDDALKYYQKARVLWSQLNKSEKQVSTLGEIAYCYYLKAFKIKDIAHPDWQATRQYTQEYITFLNEANSQDLAANSIAKFGNILRDLKEWEQLKYLAQQALEVHQANNQPIELAKDYGFLAQVALAQKRWSEAKQLAQKAKDILTVPSTVEVIDSPKVVFELAEEPAIANDLTLYHFILAQAEYELGSPQQAIQNLEVARDASSPIKDLHLHLNILSYLQRLYFEKKEYLEAYNTKQQQRSIEQQFGLRAFIGAGRLQSTKQTLVTLSKAGIQESIAPEIAASGRLLDIERLVERLGRHDHKLIVIHGQSGVGKSSLVNAGLVPALKNKSVGIQDYLPVAIRVYTNWVEELGQSLQQALHERRGAVNGQALGFEVDALIAQLRENEQHNLRTVLIFDQFEEFFFVYSKLHQRQQFFEFLGECLNILSVKVILSLRVDYLHYLLECNRLSSMAIIGNDLLSNNVLYELGNFSPDDTKSIIQRLIKTTSFNLECALIGQIVIDLAVELGEVRPIELQIVGAQLQTENITTLAEYQQRGTKEELVKRYLAEVVNDCGVENQQIAEFLLYLLTDEKGTRPLKTRVEIELELQALAAEIATNSNSLDLVLEILVKSGLVILLPENRANRYQLVHDYIAVLVRQQQEPKLSQLMTQLEQEKQQRKLSEEQRKLGEVKLNSFLKRALFGSVAAGVVLAVLAVTAFFQTQQAKEQRNLAQNSEIKAQEQRNLAQISEIKALANSSEALLLSEQNFDALIQSLKAGGNVKNAEVSKLNNIRMQTIVALREASYLQPDENQFRERNRLEGHSGGVNSVSFSPDNQTIATASDDNTVKLWDRSGKELKTLKGHSGWVNSVSFSPDNQTIATASSDNTVKLWDRSGKELKTLKGHSGWVNSVSFSPDNQTIATASDDNTVKLWDRSGKELKTLKGHSGWVNSVSFSPDNQTIATASYDNTVKLWDRSGKELKTLKGHSGGVSSVSFSPDNQTIATASYDNTVKLWDRSGKELKTLKGHSGGVSSVSFSPDNQTIATASSDKTVKLWDRSGKELKTLKGHSGWVNSVSFSPDNQTIATASYDNTVKLWDRSGKELKTLKGHSGGVNSVSFSPDNQTIATASDDNTVKLWDRSGKELKTLKGHSGGVNSVSFSPDNQTIATASSDNTVKLWDRSGKELKTLKGHSGGVNSVSFSPDNQTIATASSDNTVKLWDRSGKELKTLKGHSGGVNSVSFSPDNQTIATASYDKTVKLWDRSGKELKTLKGHSGGFNSVSFSPDNQTIATASSDNTVKLWDRSGKELKTLKGHSGGVNSVSFSPDNQTIATASYDNTVKLWDRSGKELKTLKGHSGGVNSVSFSPDNQTIATASSDKTVKLWDLNLDNLLKDGCSWLNNYLAIHPDILEELTVCQISEIKKQAASALVAQGENLARKGNIQAAVTKLHKAQQWNVDLKLNPTDPGKKAQQLADSSSLVAQGEESAQAGDLESAVVDFQKALKLDSKLEIEPRTKAASILFEEGTSLVIQEKFKEALEAYDKAQAFDSKIEISAENWNSLCRQGSLKRQANIVLPACNKAVALSPSDRNIQDSRGLARALTGDTKGAIADFEAYIAQADGDTKAQRQRWVKELRAGKNPFTDAELKKLREQ
- a CDS encoding RNA-guided endonuclease TnpB family protein, producing the protein MKARYQYRLYPTDQQRQLLAQLFGCVRVVWNDALAICKQSEKLPSNNDLQKLVITQAKKTIEREWLSEVSNIPLQQSVADLGVAYKNFFDSLKGKRKGKKVGRPKFKKKTNQQSARFRIGGFSIKGDEVYLAKIGNIKPIWSRILPSSPTSVTVIKDCANRYFLSFVVEVEPVNIDANNQSIGIDLGVKTFAVMSNREKAISPNYSKLDRKIRKLQKKLARQPKDSKRINKIGNKIAKLHNQIADTRKDFLHKLSTKIVSENQTIVLEDLNVSGLVKNRKLARAISLQGWRDFRTLCEGKSEKFNRDFHVISRWQPTSQICSECGYKWGKLDLKVRSVQCLNCATEHDRDENAAKNINKVGMGHCHDSKRTQRRSETASVASVNEASRITSPSGR
- a CDS encoding DUF499 domain-containing protein, with product MLPSVFKTCIPREEILDGELSSDLFAAKLRLVVEGLAPQVYQDPTAFFANTFATDGLKTLISEVFGRLVGAAVGSPIIRLETSFGGGKTHDEIALWHIAKNGRDISGLDRFVDLNLIPDRPIQAAAIACQDLDPVNGVYHADTGVTTYTLWGEIAYQINGVAGYSLLKGSDEQRVSPGTVVLERIIQGQPTVIIIDEIASYLRKAKATLVGNSNLAGQVVAFLFALMDLAASCNNLVFVYTLASSTDSFGEETTEIRETISATARQERIIKPSTDIEIYNIVKQRVFASIEANAANNASKEYLQTYKASRINLPDGCKDARYADSIEQSYPFHPELFNLLTKKIASIPNFQRTRGALRLFARVIRYLWDDTSGWIPLIHSHHIPVGIEEEITSDLTARLERPLMRITIQADIYNKDGREAHAQLQDAVWIAAGKPPFSTWVARTIFLHSITQGISAGIRRAELNLSLLTPGLEIGFVDTALEKLSEVAWYLENDPMTTLARFKEEPSINKIIAEEKAQVGITEAKDDLRSRRDTIFADKFFKLVPAPESPAEVDDVSDSIALCLIDFSEATISVTTEGPPPMVEKIFNETGESGKFRTFRNRLLFLVANKQELERAIDNAREFRAIQNILNSPNRLQDLSENQQKQLKDKKGSLDLGVRVSLTNAYRHLFYPANDPVKAAKGLMHYTLSAQDSSDIKGKNNQQDVILKALKDCQKIRVEESPPYAPAYILQKVWLSGLNHWTTKALKEAFAKDLSLNILLDAEISKLRDTIRQGLQTGNWDMKVGEKLFIKTDDGKITLPDSIEFSERMELYRRGILELPKPREIELNAQVLSSTESVKPVRIRWKASGALTIKLYQDGNLVTGEFRPSDEYATAIAKTTTFKIVADYGNGEVEERETLAKILAYGTGTPSTPSAGEDGNGSWDDSPLFKAKPEEFDLEGTLDRVFNELGDRIQDNQVQGIQSLEISVGQVMDYRKLMTAFPMLIKLPLQIDQTATITVNEQFIRLEYQGPVKGFQSFQGAVNTLLSSPDVKADVSLKLVFEFSSPVQPNGAEISNIKQALNRNPVDRLNLTAKVTY